The following are from one region of the Cytobacillus firmus genome:
- the atpE gene encoding F0F1 ATP synthase subunit C: MGLLAAAIAIGLAALGAGIGNGLIVSKTVEGMARQPEARGMLQTTMFIGVALVEAVPIIGVVIAFMVIGG, encoded by the coding sequence ATGGGTCTTTTAGCAGCAGCAATTGCAATCGGTTTAGCAGCACTAGGTGCCGGTATCGGTAACGGTCTTATCGTTTCAAAAACAGTAGAAGGTATGGCTCGTCAGCCGGAAGCTCGCGGTATGCTTCAAACTACAATGTTCATCGGGGTTGCACTAGTTGAGGCCGTTCCGATCATTGGCGTTGTTATCGCGTTCATGGTTATCGGCGGTTAA
- a CDS encoding F0F1 ATP synthase subunit B: MLTNSLVLGAAGSGFNGGDILFQLFMFIILLALLKKFAWGPLMGIMQQREEHIAGEIQAAEESRTEAKKLLEEQRNLLKEARTEAQGLIENAKKQGDVQREEIVAAARTESERIKESAKLEIEQQKEQAVAAIRAQVASLSVLIASKVIEKELSANDQEKLINEYIQEAGEKR; this comes from the coding sequence GTGTTAACAAACAGTCTAGTATTAGGCGCTGCAGGCAGCGGTTTTAACGGCGGGGACATTTTGTTCCAGCTGTTCATGTTCATTATCTTGTTGGCATTGCTGAAAAAATTCGCGTGGGGTCCGTTAATGGGCATTATGCAGCAGCGTGAAGAGCACATTGCCGGTGAAATCCAGGCGGCTGAAGAAAGCCGTACTGAAGCAAAGAAGCTTTTAGAAGAGCAAAGAAATCTTTTAAAAGAAGCACGTACTGAAGCGCAGGGCCTTATTGAAAATGCGAAGAAACAAGGCGATGTGCAGCGTGAGGAGATCGTTGCGGCTGCCCGCACTGAGTCTGAGCGCATTAAGGAATCTGCCAAGCTTGAAATCGAACAGCAGAAAGAACAGGCAGTTGCCGCTATCCGCGCGCAAGTCGCTTCATTGTCTGTCCTAATTGCTTCCAAGGTTATCGAGAAGGAACTAAGTGCAAATGATCAGGAAAAGCTGATCAATGAATACATTCAAGAGGCAGGAGAAAAGCGATGA